In the Corvus cornix cornix isolate S_Up_H32 chromosome 18, ASM73873v5, whole genome shotgun sequence genome, one interval contains:
- the TRIM25 gene encoding E3 ubiquitin/ISG15 ligase TRIM25: protein MAALESESGLSGLEEELTCSICLCLFSTPVTVPCGHNFCASCLELTWAGLSGGFSCPQCRATFAGRPQLQKNTVLCRVVEQLQGHAGAKGEEEGQEEGEAAGCWAGEPPVSCDSCREAPAVQTCLTCTASFCAEHLRPHRDSPAFRDHQLCPPLRDLQQRKCPQHNRLFEFFCSKHGVCICSLCLLGHKLCPTSPLEQAKAAAQSVLKKKLVELHSQSERTARAMSTVKTNQNQSAETASRKKELVRNEFTEIKAVIEERENEIMKAITEEEKRVWNKFDYIYSVLGNKKNEIQSLKDQIEMALTESDDVLFLKRAAALQRTSTKEAFVPVVEMDQNVMHSTYQSAINLKEIVKISVIQSREKKEEVKLVKIKAPPVAHPNKTPVGKKPYGPHYTHQEKTLPQAQTTSQVETDTKEKKKAAKVAPTTTPTTTAAASKELISSFLKKPREELLQYAANITLDYNTAHNTVVLSENYTKMSISDTSAGHRYHPQRFTDYRQVLGFQCFKRGIHYWEVELQHNSFCGVGICYGSMERQGPESRLGRNSKSWCIEWLNSKISSWHNDTEKCLPITKATKIGVLLHCDGGFVIFMAVGEKHNLIYKFKAQFTEALYPAFWLFSSDAAVSLCQMKA from the exons ATGGCAGCGCTGGAGTCGGAGTCGGGCCTGtcggggctggaggaggagctCACCTGCTCCATCTGCCTCTGCCTCTTCAGCACCCCCGTGACGGTGCCCTGCGGGCACAACTTCTGCGCCTCCTGCCTGGAGCTCACCTGGGCCGGGCTCTCGGGGGGCTTCAGCTGCCCGCAGTGCCGGGCCACCTTCGCGGGCCGCCCGCAGTTGCAGAAGAACACGGTGCTATGCCGGGTggtggagcagctccagggccacGCCGGGGCCAAGGGCGAGgaagaggggcaggaggagggggaggcagcagggtgCTGGGCGGGGGAGCCCCCCGTGTCCTGCGACAGCTGCCGGGAGGCGCCGGCCGTGCAGACCTGCCTGACCTGCACCGCGTCCTTCTGCGCCGAGCACCTGCGGCCGCACCGCGACAGCCCCGCCTTCCGCGACCACCAGCTCTGCCCGCCCCTGCGCGACCTGCAGCAGCGCAAGTGCCCCCAGCACAACAGGCTCTTCGAGTTCTTCTGCAGCAAGCACGGCGTCTGCAtctgctccctctgcctgctCGGGCACAAGCTGTGCCCTACCAGCCCTTTGGAACAGGCAAAAGCCGCTGCCCAG TCGGTGCTGAAGAAGAAACTCGTGGAGCTGCATAGTCAGAGTGAAAGAACTGCCCGGGCAATGAGCacagtgaaaacaaaccagaaccAATCTGCT GAGACAGCTTCAAGAAAGAAGGAATTGGTCAGAAATGAGTTTACAGAAATTAAAGCTGTAattgaagaaagagaaaatgagatcATGAAAGCAattacagaggaagaaaagagagttTGGAATAAGTTTGATTATATTTACAGTGTTCTGGGAAATAAGAAGAATGAAATTCAGTCTCTCAAAGATCAGATTGAGATGGCACTGACTGAAAGTGATGACGTTCTGTTTTTGAAG agagcagcagcactgcaacGAACATCAACAAAAGAGGCTTTCGTTCCTGTAGTTGAAATGGACCAAAATGTGATGCATTCCACTTACCAGTCTGCCATTAACCTTAAAGAAATAGTGAAAATTTCAGTGATTCAGagtagggagaaaaaagaagaag TCAAACTTGTGAAAATTAAGGCCCCTCCAGTGGCTCatccaaacaaaacccctgTTGGAAAAAAGCCTTATGGACCAC ACTACACCCACCAAGAGAAAACCCTTCCCCAGGCTCAAACCACTTCGCAGGTGGAGACAGATACCA aagagaaaaagaaagctgctaAAGTTG CACCGACCACCACACCaaccaccacagctgctgcttctaaAGAGCTCATTAGCAGCTTCCTGAAGAAACCCAGAGAGGAGCTCTTGCAGT ATGCTGCCAACATCACACTGGATTACAACACAGCTCACAACACCGTGGTTCTGTCTGAGAACTACACCAAGATGTCCATCTCAGACACCTCCGCAGGTCACAGGTACCACCCTCAGCGCTTCACCGATTACCGCCAGGTGCTGGGCTTCCAGTGCTTCAAGAGAGGCATCCACTACTGGGaggtggagctgcagcacaacaGCTTCTGCGGCGTCGGCATCTGCTACGGCAGCATGGAGCGGCAGGGCCCCGAGAGCCGCCTGGGCAGGAACAGCAAGTCCTGGTGCATCGAGTGGCTCAACTCCAAAATATCATCCTGGCACAATGACACTGAAAAGTGCTTGCCCATCACAAAGGCTACCAAGATTGGGGTGCTACTCCACTGCGACGGGGGCTTTGTGATTTTCATGGCAGTGGGGGAGAAGCATAACTTGATCTATAAATTCAAAGCCCAGTTCACTGAAGCCTTGTACCCAGCCTTCTGGCTGTTTTCCAGTGATGCTGCTGTCTCTCTCTGTCAAATGAAAGCATAA
- the LOC104694264 gene encoding meteorin-like protein has protein sequence MDPWCCLGSGLSWEPRSRAVEQVHLRCTEGSLEWMYPARALRVVLEPILASVQHTTVCIKPASNFQGASIYVERAGQLHLLVSEAEGAQHHHVSCFSAHTPQRVALFLQASPQRDIGRRTASFQYELLSNQGAAGPNVKKMALVEAMCRPCDNVELLMAICSSDFVVKGSIRNVSHDSENHMSQVDVSIQKVYRQKNRIFQQEEGSGERRGPIRTLLQCKVKKGGGDFLFTGNEHFGEAWLGCAPRFKDFMLVYQAARERGANPCEFELN, from the exons ATGGATCCATGGTGTTGTCTTGGCAGTGGTTTGAGCTGGGAGCCCCGCTCCCGTGCTGTGGAGCAGGTCCACCTGCGCTGCACCGAGGGCTCCCTGGAGTGGATGTACCCAGCACGAGCCCTGCGAGTGGTCCTGGAGCCTATCCTGGCCAGTGTCCAGCACACCACGGTCTGCATCAAACCTGCCAGCAACTTCCAGGGTGCCAGCATCTACGTGGAGCGTGCTGGGCAGCTGCACCTGCTGGTAAGCGAGGCAGAAGGGGCTCAGCACCACCACGTGTCCTGCTTCAGTGCCCACACGCCACAACGAGTGGCCCTGTTCCTGCAGGCCAGCCCGCAGAGGGACATCGGCCGCCGCACGGCCAGCTTCCAGTACGAGCTGCTGAGCAACCAGGGCGCTGCTGGCCCCAACGTCAAAAAGATGGCCCTGGTTGAAG CTATGTGCCGTCCTTGTGACAATGTGGAACTCCTTATGGCCATTTGTAGCAGTGATTTTG TGGTGAAAGGATCCATCCGGAATGTCTCCCACGACTCAGAGAACCACATGTCCCAGGTCGATGTCAGCATCCAGAAAGTCTACAGGCAGAAAAACCGGATTttccagcaggaggaaggaagtgGGGAGAGGCGAGGCCCCATCCGAACCCTTCTGCAGTGCAAGGTGAAGAAGGGAGGGGGAGATTTCCTCTTCACAGGGAATGAACACTTTGGGGaagcctggctgggctgtgcccctCGGTTTAAGGATTTTATGTTGGTTTACCAGGCTGCCAGAGAAAGGGGAGCCAACCCTTGTGAGTTTGAGCTCAACTGA